A genomic segment from Malus domestica chromosome 05, GDT2T_hap1 encodes:
- the LOC103435110 gene encoding uncharacterized protein yields the protein MELYDSFWFELQIINKQPISPIPSRIEENPDHEIEENPEKPSKPEFLRIPTRHTRSMSDELSSKTTFNLSSLSPDSVLHRPNLSTVLSGKEAGEIENPKQRCAEEETPKKVEGRRRKKKSESKSLTDLQFEELKGFMDLGFVFSEEDKDSNLVSIIPGLQRLGKKDDSRYESFDESAISRPYLSEAWEVREKRKREKPLMNWRFPALENEIDMKDNLKWWAHTVASAVR from the coding sequence ATGGAGCTATATGATTCTTTCTGGTTTGAGCTCCAAATCATCAACAAACAACCGATTTCACCAATCCCATCAAGGATTGAAGAAAACCCAGATCATGAAATCgaagaaaacccagaaaaaccaTCAAAGCCAGAGTTTTTACGCATTCCAACCAGGCACACCAGGTCCATGAGCGACGAGTTGAGCTCCAAAACGACCTTCAACTTGAGCTCTCTCTCGCCTGATTCTGTCCTCCACAGACCGAATCTCTCCACGGTTCTTTCCGGAAAAGAAGCCGGAGAAATCGAAAACCCGAAACAGAGATGTGCAGAAGAAGAAACACCGAAGAAAGTTGAAGggaggagaagaaagaagaagagtgAGAGCAAGAGCTTGACGGACCTTCAGTTTGAAGAGCTAAAAGGGTTTATGGATCTTGGTTTTGTTTTCTCAGAGGAAGataaagattcaaacttggTTTCAATCATTCCTGGGCTGCAAAGATTGGGAAAGAAGGATGATAGCAGATATGAGAGTTTTGACGAGTCTGCAATTTCAAGGCCGTACCTTTCTGAAGCTTGGGAGGTTAgggagaagaggaagagagagaagccaTTGATGAATTGGAGGTTTCCTGCTTTGGAGAATGAGATTGACATGAAGGACAATCTCAAATGGTGGGCTCATACTGTTGCTTCTGCAGTTAGATGA
- the LOC103419746 gene encoding cellulose synthase A catalytic subunit 8 [UDP-forming] — protein MADPKPRRLKGHKATATCCIASAATPGLVATSGEDGCVCWFDMRCKDAIDIMEVGEEPISSLCFRPGNENMIYVASGKQVKSFDVRLGSSCSWKPLESFDYNKEEINQIACSSKSSFLAAPDDGGEIKIIDIRQKRIYKTLRDGHTSICSTVQFLPWKPWEVITGGLDSKLVMWDFSKGRPNKIMNFDLPDANNGEAKEQCFNPAFVHSIAVPEMDMLDKSDKVCIVARGDGAVDVINIEAELAPLRSQGSKKPQKGSQSRSKGTDLENPDREGRKRLHLDYLSGGHTAAVSCVAFSLFGDRGRFIISGGNDKLVKVWDWTKCLDEGSSSDLLQLNINHSKKVNWLCTTPADTENLVVCDTTKVVKVYSYKFMQKGVLDMSHDLALVIQNTMEVACFYPTFGKASTLSKMMQSVAPLCNACGEQVGLDANGEIFVACHECNFPVCKACFDDDVKAGRKFCLKCGIPYDDSSLADYETKVSGTRSTMEAHLNSSQQDTGIHARHISSVSTLDSELNDDYGNPIWKNRVESWKDKKDKKSKKKKDAPKVEKEAQIPPEQQMTGEYSSEAAEPLSTVVPLPPNRITPYRIVIIMRLIILALFFHYRVTNPVDSAYGLWFTSIICEIWFAFSWVLDQFPKWSPVNRITFTDRLSARFEREGEPSELAAVDFFVSTVDPLKEPPLITANTVLSILAVDYPVDKVSCYVSDDGAAMLTFESLAETSEFARKWVPFCKNFSIEPRAPEFYFSQKIDYLKDKVQPSFVKERRAMKRDYEEFKVRMNALVAKAQKTPEEGWTMQDGTPWPGNNPRDHPGMIQVFLGHSGAYDIEGNELPRLVYVSREKRPGYPHHKKAGAENALVRVSAVLTNAPYILNLDCDHYVNNSQAIREAMCFLMDPQVGREVCYVQFPQRFDGIDRSDRYANRNTVFFDVNMKGLDGIQGPVYVGTGCCFNRQALYGYGPPSMPTLPKAASSSSCSWCGCCPSKKPSKDLSEAYRDAKREELDAAIFNLREIENYDEFERSMLISQTSFEKTFGLSSVFIESTLMENGGVAESSNPSTLIKEAIHVISCGYEEKTAWGKEIGWIYGSITEDILTGFKMHCRGWRSIYCMPLRPAFKGSAPINLSDRLHQVLRWALGSVEIFLSRHCPLWYGFAGGRLKLLQRMAYINTIVYPFTSLPLVAYCTLPAICLLTGKFIIPTLTNLASALFLGLFISIIATSVLELRWSGVRIEDLWRNEQFWVIGGVSAHLFAVFQGFLKMLAGIDTNFTVTTKSAEDTEFGELYLIKWTTLLIPPTTLLIVNMVGVVAGFSDALNKGYEAWGPLFGKVFFAFWVILHLYPFLKGLMGRQNRTPTIVILWSVLLASVFSLVWVKINPFVSKVDSSTLAQSCISIDC, from the exons ATGGCGGACCCGAAACCAAGGCGACTGAAGGGTCACAAGGCCACCGCCACGTGCTGCATCGCCTCAGCCGCTACACCCGGCCTCGTCGCCACCTCCGGCGAG GATGGCTGCGTTTGCTGGTTCGATATGCGATGCAAAGATGCGATTGATATTATGGAGGTGGGAGAGGAACCCATTTCATCCTTATGTTTCAGGCCGG gaaatgaaaatatgatatATGTTGCATCCGGGAAGCAAGTCAAGAGCTTTGATGTCCGTCTG GGGAGTTCATGCTCGTGGAAGCCCCTGGAGAGCTTTGATTATAACAAAGAAGAGATAAATCAG ATTGCATGCAGCTCTAAGTCCTCTTTTCTTGCTGCTCCCGATGACGGCGGTGAAATTAAG ATTATTGACATTCGCCAGAAACGAATTTACAAAACATTAAGAGATGGCCATACAAGT ATTTGTAGCACCGTGCAATTCCTTCCTTGGAAACCTTGGGAAG TTATCACGGGAGGTCTTGATTCAAAGCTTGTAATGTGGGATTTCTCCAAGGGGCGCCCGAACAAAATTATGAATTTTG ATTTGCCTGATGCAAATAATGGCGAGGCCAAGGAACAGTGTTTTAATCCTGCTTTTGTTCATTCAATAGCAGTTCCAGAAATGGATATGTTAGACAAATCAGACAAGGTTTGCATTGTGGCTAGGGGTGATGGTGCAGTTGATGTAATTAATATAGAAGCTGAACTTGCTCCCTTGAGGtcacaaggttctaaaaaacctCAGAAAGGATCTCAATCAAGATCGAAAGGTACTGATCTAGAAAACCCAGATCGAGAAggaaggaaaaggttgcatttGGATTACTTATCCGGCGGTCACACTGCTGCTGTCTCTTGTGT GGCATTTTCGTTATTTGGAGATAGAGGAAGATTTATAATATCAGGTGGAAATGATAAGTTGGTAAAGGTCTGGGATTGGACCAAGTGTCTTGATGAAGGTAGCAGCAGCGATCTTCTACAGTTGAATATCAACCACAGCAAAAAA GTCAACTGGCTCTGTACCACTCCGGCTGATACGGAAAACCTAGTTGTTTGTGATACAACAAAGGTGGTAAAGGTTTATTCT TACAAGTTTATGCAGAAGGGAGTTTTAGACATGAGTCATGACCTTGCATTAGTGATTCAGAACACCATG GAAGTTGCATGTTTCTATCCGACTTTTG GAAAGGCTTCGACTTTGTCGAAAATGATGCAGTCCGTTGCTCCTCTATGCAATGCCTGCGGCGAGCAGGTGGGGCTTGATGCTAATGGGGAGATTTTCGTGGCGTGCCACGAGTGTAATTTCCCCGTTTGCAAGGCTTGTTTTGATGATGATGTCAAGGCCGGGCGTAAATTTTGCTTAAAGTGTGGCATTCCCTATGACG ATAGCTCGTTGGCGGACTATGAAACAAAGGTGTCTGGCACTCGATCCACAATGGAAGCTCACCTGAATAGTTCTCAG CAGGATACCGGAATTCATGCTAGGCATATCAGCAGTGTGTCTACACTGGATAGTG AATTAAACGACGACTATGGCAATCCAATTTGGAAGAACAGAGTGGAGAGTTGGAAGGATAAGAAGGATAAAAAGAGCAAGAAGAAAAAGGATGCGCCTAAGGTGGAAAAAGAGGCTCAAATTCCACCTGAGCAGCAGATGACAGGGGAATA TTCATCAGAGGCTGCGGAACCACTTTCAACTGTCGTTCCACTTCCACCAAACAGAATCACACCATACAGAATTGTAATAATTATGCGATTGATCATTCTTGCCCTTTTCTTCCATTATCGAGTAACAAATCCTGTTGATAGCGCTTATGGTCTATGGTTCACTTCTATCATATGTGAGATCTGGTTCGCTTTTTCTTGGGTGCTGGATCAGTTTCCCAAGTGGTCTCCAGTTAATCGGATTACATTTACTGATAGGTTATCTGCCAG GTTTGAAAGAGAGGGTGAACCCTCCGAGCTTGCTGCAGTGGATTTCTTCGTGAGTACAGTTGATCCGTTGAAAGAACCGCCCCTGATCACTGCCAATACCGTGCTTTCTATCCTTGCCGTAGACTACCCCGTGGATAAAGTTTCCTGCTATGTGTCTGATGATGGTGCTGCCATGCTTACTTTTGAATCTCTTGCCGAGACATCTGAATTTGCAAGGAAGTGGGTACCATTCTGCAAGAATTTTTCGATTGAACCACGTGCACCTGAGTTTTACTTCTCACAAAAGATTGACTACTTGAAGGATAAAGTGCAACCATCTTTTGTGAAGGAGCGCAGAGCGATGAAA AGAGATTATGAAGAATTCAAAGTGCGAATGAATGCTTTAGTTGCAAAGGCTCAAAAAACACCAGAAGAAGGATGGACTATGCAAGACGGAACACCTTGGCCAGGAAATAACCCACGGGACCATCCCGGAATGATTCAG GTTTTCCTTGGACACAGTGGCGCTTATGACATCGAGGGAAATGAACTTCCTCGATTGGTTTACGTCTCGAGAGAGAAGAGACCCGGCTATCCACATCACAAGAAAGCTGGTGCCGAAAATGCACTG GTAAGGGTGTCTGCAGTTCTCACAAATGCCCCATACATCCTCAATCTTGACTGCGATCACTACGTTAACAACAGCCAGGCAATTCGTGAGGCAATGTGTTTCTTGATGGACCCGCAAGTTGGTCGAGAAGTATGCTATGTGCAGTTTCCTCAGAGGTTCGATGGCATTGATCGCAGTGATCGATATGCCAACCGCAACACAGTTTTCTTTGAT GTTAACATGAAAGGACTGGATGGAATTCAAGGTCCAGTATATGTGGGGACAGGATGTTGTTTCAATAGGCAAGCACTTTACGGCTACGGTCCTCCTTCTATGCCCACCTTACCCAAGGCTGCTTCCTCATCCTCCTGCTCATGGTGTGGTTGCTGCCCCTCTAAGAAGCCGTCGAAAGATCTGTCAGAGGCTTACCGAGATGCAAAACGCGAGGAGCTTGATGCTGCCATATTCAACCTCCGGGAGATTGAGA ACTATGATGAGTTTGAGAGGTCAATGTTGATCTCGCAGACGAGCTTTGAGAAAACTTTTGGGTTATCATCCGTATTCATAGAGTCTACATTAATGGAGAACGGAGGAGTGGCCGAATCTTCCAACCCATCAACGTTGATCAAGGAGGCAATTCATGTCATTAGCTGCGGTTATGAAGAGAAGACCGCGTGGGGAAAAGAA ATTGGTTGGATATATGGATCAATCACGGAGGATATCTTAACTGGTTTCAAGATGCATTGCCGTGGATGGAGGTCAATTTACTGCATGCCCTTGAGGCCTGCATTCAAAGGGTCAGCTCCCATTAACCTTTCTGATCGACTGCACCAAGTTCTTCGGTGGGCACTTGGTTCGGTGGAAATTTTCCTCAGTAGACATTGTCCTCTCTGGTATGGATTTGCAGGAGGCCGCCTCAAACTGCTTCAGAGAATGGCATATATCAACACCATTGTTTACCCCTTCACATCCCTCCCTCTCGTCGCTTACTGTACACTCCCTGCAATATGCCTTCTCACGGGAAAATTCATCATCCCAACA CTTACAAACCTGGCAAGTGCCCTGTTTCTTGGCCTCTTCATCTCCATCATTGCTACAAGTGTGCTCGAGTTGCGGTGGAGTGGAGTCCGCATTGAGGATTTATGGCGTAACGAGCAGTTCTGGGTGATCGGAGGTGTTTCAGCCCATCTCTTCGCCGTCTTCCAAGGTTTCTTAAAGATGTTGGCCGGAATTGACACCAACTTCACCGTCACAACCAAATCAGCCGAGGACACAGAATTTGGAGAGCTCTATCTGATCAAATGGACCACACTTTTGATTCCCCCCACTACACTCCTCATTGTCAACATGGTTGGTGTTGTAGCTGGATTTTCGGATGCCCTTAACAAGGGATACGAAGCTTGGGGGCCACTTTTCGGGAAGGTTTTCTTCGCCTTCTGGGTGATTCTTCATCTCTATCCCTTCCTCAAAGGTCTCATGGGACGCCAAAACCGGACTCCAACCATCGTTATTTTGTGGTCAGTGCTCTTGGCCTCTGTCTTCTCTCTTGTTTGGGTGAAGATAAATCCCTTTGTGAGCAAAGTGGACAGCTCAACGCTTGCTCAAAGCTGCATTTCCATAGACTGCTGA
- the LOC103427865 gene encoding uncharacterized protein isoform X10, which translates to MNARSSMQGDGRINTSKDDSYLDSYISTIGVEFLQMEKGGGCGMSGRGREREVYISESSSSPQFQQQRPPLFPKALPIFHQNHILNSSNFEHEMPGEDHQIDTLIIKI; encoded by the exons ATGAATGCG AGATCAAGCATGCAAGGGGATGGTAGGATCAACACATCAAAG GATGACTCATACTTGGATAGCTACATCAGCACAATCGGAGTTGAATTT TTACAGATGGAGAAGGGGGGAGGGTGTGGAATGTCAGGGAGAGGAAGGGAGAGGGAGGTCTACATCTCAGAGTCCAGCTCGAGTCCTCAG TTTCAGCAGCAGCGGCCACCACTCTTCCCCAAAG CGCTGCCCATTTTCCACCAAAATCACATCTTAAACTCTTCCAATTTCGAACACGAGATGCCCGGAGAAG ACCACCAAATTGACACtcttataataaaaatttaa
- the LOC103427865 gene encoding uncharacterized protein isoform X7, whose translation MNARSSMQGDGRINTSKDDSYLDSYISTIGVEFLQMEKGGGCGMSGRGREREVYISESSSSPQFQQQRPPLFPKETWTCFFLSAALPIFHQNHILNSSNFEHEMPGEDHQIDTLIIKI comes from the exons ATGAATGCG AGATCAAGCATGCAAGGGGATGGTAGGATCAACACATCAAAG GATGACTCATACTTGGATAGCTACATCAGCACAATCGGAGTTGAATTT TTACAGATGGAGAAGGGGGGAGGGTGTGGAATGTCAGGGAGAGGAAGGGAGAGGGAGGTCTACATCTCAGAGTCCAGCTCGAGTCCTCAG TTTCAGCAGCAGCGGCCACCACTCTTCCCCAAAG AAACATGGACTTGCTTTTTTCTCTCTGCAGCGCTGCCCATTTTCCACCAAAATCACATCTTAAACTCTTCCAATTTCGAACACGAGATGCCCGGAGAAG ACCACCAAATTGACACtcttataataaaaatttaa
- the LOC103427865 gene encoding uncharacterized protein isoform X3, whose protein sequence is MNARSSMQGDGRINTSKDDSYLDSYISTIGVEFLQMEKGGGCGMSGRGREREVYISESSSSPQFQQQRPPLFPKALPIFHQNHILNSSNFEHEMPGEVGNKAAAPFGINGGTLSAIGYAGACTSTNHQQCRHSIGC, encoded by the exons ATGAATGCG AGATCAAGCATGCAAGGGGATGGTAGGATCAACACATCAAAG GATGACTCATACTTGGATAGCTACATCAGCACAATCGGAGTTGAATTT TTACAGATGGAGAAGGGGGGAGGGTGTGGAATGTCAGGGAGAGGAAGGGAGAGGGAGGTCTACATCTCAGAGTCCAGCTCGAGTCCTCAG TTTCAGCAGCAGCGGCCACCACTCTTCCCCAAAG CGCTGCCCATTTTCCACCAAAATCACATCTTAAACTCTTCCAATTTCGAACACGAGATGCCCGGAGAAG TAGGAAACAAAGCTGCCGCACCATTTGGGATTAATGGCGGCACGTTATCAGCAATTGGTTATGCAGGGGCTTGCACCTCCACAAATCATCAACAATGCCGGCATAGCATTGGATGTTAG
- the LOC103427865 gene encoding uncharacterized protein isoform X4, with the protein MNARSSMQGDGRINTSKDDSYLDSYISTIGVEFLQMEKGGGCGMSGRGREREVYISESSSSPQFQQQRPPLFPKALPIFHQNHILNSSNFEHEMPGEGNKAAAPFGINGGTLSAIGYAGACTSTNHQQCRHSIGC; encoded by the exons ATGAATGCG AGATCAAGCATGCAAGGGGATGGTAGGATCAACACATCAAAG GATGACTCATACTTGGATAGCTACATCAGCACAATCGGAGTTGAATTT TTACAGATGGAGAAGGGGGGAGGGTGTGGAATGTCAGGGAGAGGAAGGGAGAGGGAGGTCTACATCTCAGAGTCCAGCTCGAGTCCTCAG TTTCAGCAGCAGCGGCCACCACTCTTCCCCAAAG CGCTGCCCATTTTCCACCAAAATCACATCTTAAACTCTTCCAATTTCGAACACGAGATGCCCGGAGAAG GAAACAAAGCTGCCGCACCATTTGGGATTAATGGCGGCACGTTATCAGCAATTGGTTATGCAGGGGCTTGCACCTCCACAAATCATCAACAATGCCGGCATAGCATTGGATGTTAG
- the LOC103427865 gene encoding uncharacterized protein isoform X9 — protein sequence MEKGGGCGMSGRGREREVYISESSSSPQFQQQRPPLFPKETWTCFFLSAALPIFHQNHILNSSNFEHEMPGEVGNKAAAPFGINGGTLSAIGYAGACTSTNHQQCRHSIGC from the exons ATGGAGAAGGGGGGAGGGTGTGGAATGTCAGGGAGAGGAAGGGAGAGGGAGGTCTACATCTCAGAGTCCAGCTCGAGTCCTCAG TTTCAGCAGCAGCGGCCACCACTCTTCCCCAAAG AAACATGGACTTGCTTTTTTCTCTCTGCAGCGCTGCCCATTTTCCACCAAAATCACATCTTAAACTCTTCCAATTTCGAACACGAGATGCCCGGAGAAG TAGGAAACAAAGCTGCCGCACCATTTGGGATTAATGGCGGCACGTTATCAGCAATTGGTTATGCAGGGGCTTGCACCTCCACAAATCATCAACAATGCCGGCATAGCATTGGATGTTAG
- the LOC103427865 gene encoding uncharacterized protein isoform X8 — MLKCMMEKGGGCGMSGRGREREVYISESSSSPQFQQQRPPLFPKETWTCFFLSAALPIFHQNHILNSSNFEHEMPGEVGNKAAAPFGINGGTLSAIGYAGACTSTNHQQCRHSIGC, encoded by the exons ATGCTCAAGTGCATG ATGGAGAAGGGGGGAGGGTGTGGAATGTCAGGGAGAGGAAGGGAGAGGGAGGTCTACATCTCAGAGTCCAGCTCGAGTCCTCAG TTTCAGCAGCAGCGGCCACCACTCTTCCCCAAAG AAACATGGACTTGCTTTTTTCTCTCTGCAGCGCTGCCCATTTTCCACCAAAATCACATCTTAAACTCTTCCAATTTCGAACACGAGATGCCCGGAGAAG TAGGAAACAAAGCTGCCGCACCATTTGGGATTAATGGCGGCACGTTATCAGCAATTGGTTATGCAGGGGCTTGCACCTCCACAAATCATCAACAATGCCGGCATAGCATTGGATGTTAG
- the LOC103427865 gene encoding uncharacterized protein isoform X1 has protein sequence MNARSSMQGDGRINTSKDDSYLDSYISTIGVEFLQMEKGGGCGMSGRGREREVYISESSSSPQFQQQRPPLFPKETWTCFFLSAALPIFHQNHILNSSNFEHEMPGEVGNKAAAPFGINGGTLSAIGYAGACTSTNHQQCRHSIGC, from the exons ATGAATGCG AGATCAAGCATGCAAGGGGATGGTAGGATCAACACATCAAAG GATGACTCATACTTGGATAGCTACATCAGCACAATCGGAGTTGAATTT TTACAGATGGAGAAGGGGGGAGGGTGTGGAATGTCAGGGAGAGGAAGGGAGAGGGAGGTCTACATCTCAGAGTCCAGCTCGAGTCCTCAG TTTCAGCAGCAGCGGCCACCACTCTTCCCCAAAG AAACATGGACTTGCTTTTTTCTCTCTGCAGCGCTGCCCATTTTCCACCAAAATCACATCTTAAACTCTTCCAATTTCGAACACGAGATGCCCGGAGAAG TAGGAAACAAAGCTGCCGCACCATTTGGGATTAATGGCGGCACGTTATCAGCAATTGGTTATGCAGGGGCTTGCACCTCCACAAATCATCAACAATGCCGGCATAGCATTGGATGTTAG
- the LOC103427865 gene encoding uncharacterized protein isoform X2: protein MNARSSMQGDGRINTSKDDSYLDSYISTIGVEFLQMEKGGGCGMSGRGREREVYISESSSSPQFQQQRPPLFPKETWTCFFLSAALPIFHQNHILNSSNFEHEMPGEGNKAAAPFGINGGTLSAIGYAGACTSTNHQQCRHSIGC from the exons ATGAATGCG AGATCAAGCATGCAAGGGGATGGTAGGATCAACACATCAAAG GATGACTCATACTTGGATAGCTACATCAGCACAATCGGAGTTGAATTT TTACAGATGGAGAAGGGGGGAGGGTGTGGAATGTCAGGGAGAGGAAGGGAGAGGGAGGTCTACATCTCAGAGTCCAGCTCGAGTCCTCAG TTTCAGCAGCAGCGGCCACCACTCTTCCCCAAAG AAACATGGACTTGCTTTTTTCTCTCTGCAGCGCTGCCCATTTTCCACCAAAATCACATCTTAAACTCTTCCAATTTCGAACACGAGATGCCCGGAGAAG GAAACAAAGCTGCCGCACCATTTGGGATTAATGGCGGCACGTTATCAGCAATTGGTTATGCAGGGGCTTGCACCTCCACAAATCATCAACAATGCCGGCATAGCATTGGATGTTAG
- the LOC103427865 gene encoding uncharacterized protein isoform X11 gives MLKNAQVHDGEGGRVWNVRERKGEGGLHLRVQLESSVSAAAATTLPQRNMDLLFSLCSAAHFPPKSHLKLFQFRTRDARRSQTMFSFCEGCRPKTLLFFCESCCLKIF, from the exons ATGTTGAAAAATGCTCAAGTGCATG ATGGAGAAGGGGGGAGGGTGTGGAATGTCAGGGAGAGGAAGGGAGAGGGAGGTCTACATCTCAGAGTCCAGCTCGAGTCCTCAG TTTCAGCAGCAGCGGCCACCACTCTTCCCCAAAG AAACATGGACTTGCTTTTTTCTCTCTGCAGCGCTGCCCATTTTCCACCAAAATCACATCTTAAACTCTTCCAATTTCGAACACGAGATGCCCGGAGAAG TCAAACGATGTTCTCTTTTTGTGAGGGTTGTCGTCCCAAAACGTTGTTGTTTTTCTGTGAGAGTTGTTGTCTAAAAATTTTCTAA
- the LOC103427865 gene encoding uncharacterized protein isoform X6: MNARSSMQGDGRINTSKDDSYLDSYISTIGVEFLQMEKGGGCGMSGRGREREVYISESSSSPQFQQQRPPLFPKALPIFHQNHILNSSNFEHEMPGEVKRCSLFVRVVVPKRCCFSVRVVV; encoded by the exons ATGAATGCG AGATCAAGCATGCAAGGGGATGGTAGGATCAACACATCAAAG GATGACTCATACTTGGATAGCTACATCAGCACAATCGGAGTTGAATTT TTACAGATGGAGAAGGGGGGAGGGTGTGGAATGTCAGGGAGAGGAAGGGAGAGGGAGGTCTACATCTCAGAGTCCAGCTCGAGTCCTCAG TTTCAGCAGCAGCGGCCACCACTCTTCCCCAAAG CGCTGCCCATTTTCCACCAAAATCACATCTTAAACTCTTCCAATTTCGAACACGAGATGCCCGGAGAAG TCAAACGATGTTCTCTTTTTGTGAGGGTTGTCGTCCCAAAACGTTGTTGTTTTTCTGTGAGAGTTGTTGTCTAA
- the LOC103427865 gene encoding uncharacterized protein isoform X5, with the protein MNARSSMQGDGRINTSKDDSYLDSYISTIGVEFLQMEKGGGCGMSGRGREREVYISESSSSPQFQQQRPPLFPKETWTCFFLSAALPIFHQNHILNSSNFEHEMPGEVKRCSLFVRVVVPKRCCFSVRVVV; encoded by the exons ATGAATGCG AGATCAAGCATGCAAGGGGATGGTAGGATCAACACATCAAAG GATGACTCATACTTGGATAGCTACATCAGCACAATCGGAGTTGAATTT TTACAGATGGAGAAGGGGGGAGGGTGTGGAATGTCAGGGAGAGGAAGGGAGAGGGAGGTCTACATCTCAGAGTCCAGCTCGAGTCCTCAG TTTCAGCAGCAGCGGCCACCACTCTTCCCCAAAG AAACATGGACTTGCTTTTTTCTCTCTGCAGCGCTGCCCATTTTCCACCAAAATCACATCTTAAACTCTTCCAATTTCGAACACGAGATGCCCGGAGAAG TCAAACGATGTTCTCTTTTTGTGAGGGTTGTCGTCCCAAAACGTTGTTGTTTTTCTGTGAGAGTTGTTGTCTAA